Below is a genomic region from Actinomadura sp. NAK00032.
GCGTTCACCGAGGCGGAGGCCGAACGCATCACCGACCGGTACGTGTCGGTGCTCCAGCGCCTCGCCGACGCCCCGCAGACCCCGTGCCACCGGCTCGACCTGCTCCTTCCCCACGAGCACGACCGGCTCCGCCGCGACTGGGACGACGCACGGCACCCCGTCCCCGAGCGGACGGTCGCGGAACTGCTCGCCGCACGCGCCGCCGAGCAGCCGGACGACCTCGCTCTCGTCTCCCTCCCGGACGTCCGCCTCACCTACGGGGAGCTGAACGCCGAGGTCAACCGCCTCGCGCGCCTGCTGCTCGCGAGCGGCGCGGGCCCGGAGAAGGTCGTCGCGCTCGCGCTGCCGCGCTCCGCGCAGATGGTGGTCGCGCTGTTCGCCGTCCTGCGCACGGGCGCCGCCTACCTGCCGCTCGAACTCGACTACCCGGCCGACCGGCTCGACTTCATGCTGCGCGACGCCGCCCCCGCCTGCCTGGTCTCGCACCGCGAGATCGCCGCCGGCCTCGCCTTCTCCGGCACGACCCTCGCGCTGGACGACCCCGGGACCGCCCGCGCCCTCGCCGCCCTGCCCGGCACCGACCCGTCCCCGGACGAGCTGCCCGGCTTCGCCCCCGGCACCCCCGGACGGCTCGACCACCCCGCCTACGTCATCTACACCTCCGGGTCCACCGGACGCCCCAAGGGCGTGGTGACGCCGTACCGCGGCCTCACCAACATGCAGTTCAACCACCGCGCCCGCATCTTCGACCCCGTCGTCGCCTCCGCCGGGCGGCGGCTGCGCATCGCGCACACCGTCTCGTTCTCCTTCGACATGTCGTGGGAGGAGCTGCTCTGGCTCATCGAGGGCCACGAGGTGCACGTCTGCGACGAGGACCTGCGCCGCGACGCCGAGGCGCTCACCGCCTACCTGCGCCGGCACCGCGTCGACGTCATCAACGTGACCCCGACCTACGCCCAGCAGCTCCTCGACGAGGGGCTCCTGGACGGCGGGCACCGCCCGCCGCTCGTCCTCCTCGGCGGCGAGGCCGTCCCCGCCTCCGTGTGGGACCGGCTCGCGCGGGCCGACGGCGTGCTCGGCTACAACCTGTACGGGCCGACCGAGTACACCATCAACACGCTCGGCGGCGGCACCGAGGACAGCGCCACCCCGACCGTCGGCAAGCCGATCTGGAACACCCGCGGCTACGTCCTGGACGCGTGGCTGCGGCCCGTCCCGCCGGGCGCGCCCGGCGAGCTGTACATCGCGGGCGACGGCCTGGCGCGCGGGTACCTCGGCCGCGCCGACCTGACCGCCGAGCGCTTCGTCGCCGACCCCTTCCACGCCGACGCCTCGGCGGGGGGCCGCATGTACCGGACGGGCGACCTCGTCCGGGTCCGCGCCGACGGCAACATCGACTTCCTCGGCCGCACCGACGACCAGGTGAAGATCCGCGGCTACCGGGTCGAGCTGGAGGAGATCGAGACCGCGCTCGCCGCCGAGCCCGGCGTCGGCCAGGCGGCGGTCGTCGCCGCCGAAACCGGCGTGGCCGGTGTGAAGCGGCTCATCGGCTACATCGTCCCCGACGGCTCCCGCGAGGGCGCCGCCGACGAGCAGCTAGCCGAGTGGCGGCAGCTCTACGACGCCGAGTACACCGAGGTCGGCACGGTCGTCCACACCGAGGAGTTCGCGGGCTGGGACAGCAGCTACGACGGCGCCCCCATCCCGCTCGACGACATGCGCGAATGGCGGGAGACGACCGTCGACCGCATCCGCGCGCTGCGGCCCCGCCGCGTCCTGGAGATCGGCGTCGGAGCCGGCCTCCTGCTCACCCGCCTCGCGCCCGAGAGCGAGGAGTACTGGGGGACCGACTTCTCCGAGCCCGTCATCGCCAAGCTCAGGCACGACCTCGGTGACGACTCGGGCGTCCGGCTGAGCTGCCGGCCCGCCCACGACACCGCCGGCCTCCCCGAGGCGCACTTCGACACCATCGTGATCAACTCGGTGGTGCAGTACTTCCCCGGCGCCGGCTACCTCGCGGACGTCATCGCCAAGGCGATGCGGCTCCTCGCCCCCGGCGGGGCGCTGTTCGTCGGCGACGTCCGCGACCTGCGGACCGTCCACTGCCTGCACGCCGCGATCCAGCTCGGCCGCGGCGGCGGCGACCTCGACGCCGTCGAACGCGCCGTCCGCATGGAGAAGGAACTCCTCCTCGACCCCGCCTTCTTCGCCGCGCTGGACGGCCCCGCCCGCGTCGACGTCCTCACCAAGCGCGGCACGCACCACAACGAGCTGACCCGCCACCGCTACGACGTCGTCCTGTACAAGGACGCCCCGGCCGCCCCGCAGACCCCGGCCATCGACTGGACGACCCTCGACGACCTCAAGGCCGGGCCGGAGGGCCCGCTGCGGGTGCGGGGGATCCCCGACCCGCGGCTGTCGGGCGAGGCCGCCGCGTGGCGGACGCTCCGCGACGGCGGAACGGCGGACGAGGCCGGGCAGGCGCTGACCGTCCGCGACGGGATCGAGCCGGAGACCCTCCACGCGCTCTTCCCGGACGTCGTGCTCACCCCCTCCGACCGGCCCGGCCGCTACGACGCCGTGTTCGGCGGGGGAGCGGCGCACCTCCCGGCGGAGCCGGGCCGAACCCCCGAGTCGTACGCGAACAACCCGGTCGCGGCGCGCGACCACGGCGTGCTCGCCGCCCGCGTCCGGGAGGGCCTCAAGGCGCGGCTGCCCGGCTACATGGTGCCGAGCGCGGTCATGACGCTGGACGCGCTCCCGCTCACCGTCAACGGCAAGCTCGACCGGCGCGCCCTGCCCGACCCCGGGCAGGGCGGGCCGCGCAAGGCGGGCAGGCCGCCGCGCACCCCCGTCGAGCGGCTGCTGTGCACGCTGTTCGCCGAGGTGCTGGACGCCCCCGGCGCCGGGATCGACGACGGCTTCTTCGACCTCGGCGGCCACTCGCTGCTCGCGACGCGGCTCGTCGGCCGCGCCCGCGCGGTGCTCGGCGCCGAACTGGCGATCCGCGACCTGTTCGAGGCGCCGACCGTCGCCGAGCTGGCGGAGCGGGTGCACCGCGACGCCGGCGCGGAGCCCCGGCCCGCGCTGGCGCCGAGGGAACGGCCCGAGCGGATCCCGCTGTCGTCCGCGCAGCGCCGCCTGTGGCTGCTCGACCAGCTGCTGCGCGAGGACGACGGGCCGCGCGGCGCCTACCACCTGCCGCTCGCCGTGCGGCTGCGCGGCGACCTCGACCGCGCGGCGCTGGAGGCGGCGATCGGGGACGTCACCGCCCGGCACGAGAGCCTCCGCACCGTCTTCACCGAGCACGACGGCACCCCCTACCAGCGGATCCTTCCGCCGGATGAGGCGCGGCCCGTGCTGGAGGTCGCCGGCTGCGCGCCGGAGGACGTGATCGCCCGCCCGTTCGACCTGTCCAGGGACATCCCGCTGCGCGTCGCGGTGTTCCCGGAGGGGGAGCGCGAGCACCTGCTGCTCGCCGTCTTCCACCACATCGCCTTCGACGAGTGGTCGTTCGGGCCGTTCGCCCGCGACGTCGCCGAGGCGTACGCCGCCCGGCTGGACGGGAGGGCCCCGGCATGGGAGCCGCCGCCCGTCCAGTACGCCGACCACGCGCTGTGGCAGCGGGAACTGCTCGGCGACCCCCTCGACCCCGGCAGCGTCCACGCGCGGCAGCTCGACCACTGGGCCCGCGCGCTCGCGGACCTGCCCGAGGAGATCCCGCTGCCGGTGGACCGGCCCCGCCCCGGCACCGTCGGGCAGCGCGGCGGCACCCTCGCCGCCGAGCTGCCGCCCGGCCTGGCCGGCCGGCTGCGCGAGGCCGCGCGGGACGCGAACGCCAGCATGTTCATGGTCTGCCAGGCCGCCGTCGCCGCGCTGCTGCACCGCACCGGCGCGGGCGACGACATCCCGCTCGGCAGCCCCGTCGCCGGGCGCACCGAGGACGCCGCGCGCGACCTCGTCGGCTTCTTCGTCAACACGCTCGTGCTGCGCGCGGACGTGTCCGGCGACCCGTCGTTCGCGGAGCTGCTCGCCCGCGTCCGGGAGGCCGACCTCGCCGGGCTCGCCCACCAGGACCTGCCGTTCGAGGCGGTCGTGGAGGCGCTGCGCCCGCGCCGCGTGCCCGGCCGCAACCCGCTGTTCCAGGTGATGGTCGGCTACGAGAACCAGGGCGTCGGCGACGTGCGGTTCCCCGGCCTGGAGCAGCGCGAGGCGCTGTTCGGGCCGGGCGCGGCCAAGTTCGACCTGGACTTCATCTTCCGCGAGGACGGCGAGGGGCTGCGGCTCATCGTCGACTACTCCGCCGACCTGTTCGACCGCGGCACGGTCGCGGCGCTGGCGGGCGGGCTGATCGCGCTGCTGGAGGCCGTCGCCGCCGACCCCGGCGTGCGGGTCGGCGCGCTGCCCGCCGTGCTCACCGCCCGCGCCGTGACGGCGGAGGCCGCCCCGGCGGCGGCGCGGGGGGCCGACGACCGGGAGGCGGCGCTGTGCGCGATCTTCGCCGCGGAGCTCGGCGTCCCGGAGGTCGGCCCGGACGACGACTTCTTCGACCTCGGCGGCCACTCGCTGCTCGCGATGCGGCTCGTCCGGCGGATCAGGAGGGAGCCCGGCTGCGCGGACCTCAAGGTCGCGGCGCTGATGGCGGCGCCGACCGTCGCGGGGCTGCTGGCCCGGCTCGGCCCGGCCGGGCCGGGGTGAGGCGCCTCATACCGGCGTGCCCATTGCATGGTTAGGTGAGCCTAACCTAAGATCCCTGATCAGTATTCCCCCGAAGAACCTGGAAGGACACCGGTCCTCTATGCGCACCATGATGCGGCGCCTGGCCGCCACCGCCGCGCTCGTGCTGAGCGTCGGCACGGTCGCGGCGTGCGGCGGCGACGACGAGCCCGCCGGCGGCTCCTCCGGCGGCGGGCCCGCCGGGGCGTTCCCGGTCACCCTCACCCACAAGCTCGGGACCGCGAAGGTCGAGTCCGCGCCGAAGCGGATCGTCGCGCTCGGCGAGGTCGACCAGGACGCGCTCCTCGCGCTCGGCGTCACCCCCGCGGGCATGGCGGAGCTGACCGGCGTCCAGCCCGACGGCCTCGCGCCCTGGACCGCGCCCAAGCTGACCGGTGCCAAGCCGAAGCTGCTGAAGGCGGGCGAGGCCGGGTTCAACCTGGAGGAGATCGCGGCGCTGCGGCCCGACCTCATCCTCGCGGGCGGCGACTTCTACATCGACAAGGAGTACGAGAAGCTCTCCAAGCTCGCGCCGACCGTCGCCTACCAGACCGGCCCGGCCGAGGACACCTGGCAGCAGATCACCCTGCAGACCGCCAAGGCCGTCGGGCGCGAGGCCGACGGCAGGAAGCTCGTCGCCGACGTCGAGGCGAAGATCGCCTCGGTGAAGACCGAGCACCCCGAGCTGAACGGCA
It encodes:
- a CDS encoding iron-siderophore ABC transporter substrate-binding protein; amino-acid sequence: MRTMMRRLAATAALVLSVGTVAACGGDDEPAGGSSGGGPAGAFPVTLTHKLGTAKVESAPKRIVALGEVDQDALLALGVTPAGMAELTGVQPDGLAPWTAPKLTGAKPKLLKAGEAGFNLEEIAALRPDLILAGGDFYIDKEYEKLSKLAPTVAYQTGPAEDTWQQITLQTAKAVGREADGRKLVADVEAKIASVKTEHPELNGKGFAFTSVFPNGNIGVMKSKDDTSVKLLEQFGMTLPERIAKLPGEGFAAELSMEKISVLDVDVLLSHYNDDAATQRKIEGGKLFADLAVVRRGSYVPLDLKAFWPLRTPTPLAVPYVVDNVVPKIAEAAGKVKSA